Within Caulobacter segnis, the genomic segment CCTTTCATACCGCCTGATCGGGGCGGGCCTGACCGAGTTCGTCGACGCCGAGACCGCCGGTTCGGACATGTTCGCGGACGATGAACGCCGCACGCTCAAGAACGAAACGGCCATCGACGCCCTGCGCGGCAAGTTCGGCGCGGGCGCGGTCGTCAGCGGCCGGGCGCTGAAGGGCCGCTGAAGCCGCCCTCTTGCGCCGCGCCCGATCGCTAACCATCTGGGCTTCTCGTCACAGCCGGTCGCCCCGTGAGCGGGACGGCGGGCTCCACCTCCAGACGGAGCGTGACCGGCGCGAAACCGCTCACAGTTTCAGCCGCCACACTCCGGAACCGTTCGTCGGCGGTCTTCGCTCTCCCAAACGTGAAGCCGAAATCCGAGGCGCCCCTGTGCTAAAGCGGCGCAGCGGCGCTTCGGCCTCTTCCAAAGCCGCCGCGTTTCCATATCTAATTCAGGCAGGCGGGTGATTTGCCCGCCGGGAGAGAACAAGTCGATGGCCGAGCGGAAGCAAGGCGGACAAAGCAACGGCGCTGGGTCGTCGGTCGTCACGGAAGTGAAGCCGAAGACGCAGAAGCCCTCGCTTTATCGAGTTCTGATTCTCAACGACGACTACACTCCGATGGAGTTCGTGGTCTACGTTCTCGAACGGTTCTTCAACAAGTCGCGTGAAGACGCTACTCGCATCATGCTGCACGTTCACCAGAATGGTGTCGGCGTCTGCGGTGTCTACACATACGAAGTCGCAGAAACCAAGGTCGCGCAAGTCATCGACTCGGCGCGACGCCATCAGCACCCCCTGCAGTGCACCATGGAAAAGGACTGAGGAGCCTCCCCCATTGCCCTCTTTTTCGCGCCCCCTGGAAGAGTCCCTGCATCGCGCCGTCGCGTACGCCAACCAGCGTAAGCACGAGTACGCCACGCTGGAGCACCTTCTGCTCTCCCTGACCGACGACGAGGACGCCGCCGGAGTTATGCGCGCGTGTGACGTCGATCTCGCCGCGCTGAAGAAGAGCCTCTCGAACTATCTCGACGTCGAACTGTCCTCGCTGGTCGTGGACGACGACGAGGACGCCAAGCCGACAGCCGGCTTCCAGCGCGTGATCCAGCGCGCGGTGATCCACGTCCAGTCGTCGGGCCGTGAGGAAGTGACCGGCGCCAATGTTCTGGTCGCCATCTTCTCCGAACGCGAGAGCCACGCCGCCTACTTCCTGCAAGAGCAGGACATGACGCGGTACGACGCGGTCAACTTCATCGCCCACGGCATCGCCAAGAAGGCCGGCGCCTCGGAAGCCAAGAGCGTCAAGGGCGCCAGCGCCGGCTCGAACCAGACCGAGGACGACGGCGAGAAGCCGAACACCAAGACGGGCGGCGAGGCTCTCGAGGCCTATTGCGTCGACCTCAATGAAAAGGCCCGCCAGGGCAAGGTCGACCCGCTGATCGGCCGCGCGAACGAAGTGGAACGCGCGATCCAGATCCTGTGCCGTCGCACCAAGAACAACCCGCTGCTGGTGGGCGACCCGGGCGTCGGCAAGACCGCCATCGCCGAGGGCCTGGCCCGCAAGATCGTCACGCACCAGGTCCCCGAGGTCCTGGAAGGCGCCACCATCTACTCGCTCGACATGGGCGCGCTGCTGGCCGGCACCCGCTATCGCGGCGACTTCGAGGAACGCGTCAAGCAGGTGGTGAAGGAACTCGAAAACCACCCGAACGCGGTGCTGTTCATCGACGAGATCCACACCGTGATCGGCGCCGGCGCGACCAGCGGCGGGGCTATGGACGCTTCGAATCTCTTGAAGCCCGCGCTGGCCTCCGGCTCGCTGCGTTGCATGGGTTCGACCACCTACAAGGAGTTCCGCCAGCACTTCGAGAAGGACCGGGCCCTGGTCCGTCGCTTCCAAAAGATCGACGTGAACGAGCCGACGGTGGAAGACACCATCAAGATCCTCAAGGGCCTGAAGACCTATTACGAGGACTTCCACAAGCTGAAGTACACCGCCGAAGCCCTGAAGGTCGCGGTGGAGCTGTCGGCCAAGTACATCACCGACCGCAAGCTGCCGGATAAGGCGATCGACGTGATCGACGAGGCCGGCGCCAGCCAGATGCTGCTGCCGGAAAGCCGCCGCAAGAAGACCATCGGCGTCAAGGAGATCGAAAGCGTCGTCGCCAAGATCGCCCGCATCCCGCCGAAGTCGGTCAGCAAGTCGGACACCGAGGCCCTCAAGGAACTCGAGACCGACCTGAAGCGCGCGGTGTTCGGCCAGGACGAGGCTCTGAACCAGCTGTCGGCCGCCATGAAGCTGGCCCGGGCCGGCCTGCGTGAACCGAACAAGCCGATCGGCTCGTATCTGTTCAGCGGCCCGACCGGCGTCGGCAAGACCGAAGCCGCCAAGCAGCTGGCCCAGACCCTGGGCATCGAGATGCTGCGCTTCGACATGTCGGAGTACATGGAGCGCCATACCGTGAGCCGCCTGATCGGCGCCCCTCCCGGCTATGTCGGCTTCGACCAAGGCGGTCAGCTGACCGACGCGGTCGACCAGCACCCGCACGCCGTCGTCCTGCTCGACGAGATCGAGAAGGCGCACGGGGATGTCTACAACATCCTGCTGCAGGTGATGGACAACGGCGCCCTGACCGACAGCAACGGCAAGAAGGTCGACTTCCGCAACGTGGTCCTGATCATGACCACCAACGCGGGGGCGTCCGACGCCCAGCGCAATTCGATCGGCTTCGGCCGCTCGAAGGTCGAGGGTGAGGAAGAAGCCGCTCTGAAGCGCCTGTTCACGCCGGAGTTCCGCAACCGCCTGGACGCCGTCGTGGCCTTCAAGCCGCTGACGCCGGAGATCATCCGCCAGGTCGTGCAGAAGTTCGTCATGCAGCTGGAGGCCCAACTGGCCGATCGCAACATCACGATCGAGCTCTCCGACGACGCGGCCGACTGGCTGGCCAAGAACGGCTTCGACGAGCTCTACGGCGCCCGTCCGCTGGCCCGGGTCATCCAGGAGCATATCAAGAAGCCCCTGGCCGACGACATCCTGTTCGGACGTCTCGTCCGGGGCGGTCACGTCAAGGTCGTGCTGGAGAACGGCAAGATCGAGTTCGAGATCGAAAGCAACGGCGGCGACGCCAAGCCGAAGGCCGACGAAGCCGAGCCGGAAATGGCTCAGTAAGTCGCCTCGCGATACCTACGGAAAGGCCCGGCGCGATCCGGGCCTTTCTCGTTTCCGCTAACGCGAAAATTGTGGACGAAACAAGAACAAACGACTAGCGTGTAGCTATGAACACGGCAGGCTTCGACAGCTTAAGCGCCTCCAAGCGGCTTCGCGAAGCCGGTCTGGAGGAGCACGTGGCCGAAGCTATTGTCGAGATCGTGCGCCAGACTTCCAGCATGCCCGACATCGGCCATCTCGCCACCAAGGACGACCTTAGGCAGTTCGCCACCAAGGACGATCTAAAGCAGCTTGAGATGGGCACGAAGGCGGACTTTCAAGAAGCCAAGTTGACGATCGCCCAGCTTGAGGTGCGCCTCAGCGAAAAGATACGTCTGCAAGGCTGGTCCCTGCTCGGTGGAATGGCCTTACTTCTGGCCCTCAATACGGCCATGGCAAAGCTAATCGGTTAGCCCCGCAGATACCGCCCACCAACGCGCACCAGCAGACATTCCGCCCGTTCGGCGTCCAAACCGGCGGGGTTGAAGACGTCCAGCCCTACCTCTGACAACAGAGGTTGATCGATACGCCCCAGGCGATGCTGGCCCATGTTCCAGTCACGGAAGCGGCGGTGATCGGCCGGACCGTCGGCGAGGGTCCGCAGGTCGGCGTGGCGCTGGTCCCGCGCGATCCGAGCGAAGGTCTCTTCAAGAGCAGTCTCCGGCCCCTCCAGCCACTGCAGGAACCGTCCCTCCGCCACCACTAGGAAGCCCGTGATGTCGTCCAGCCGATTGTTCTGGATCGACTTGGCGATGATCGCGCGCAGCACCTCGTCGAACGCTCGCTCGGCGCCCGTGAAGCGACTGGCGTAGATCAGCCTTCGCAGGCGGCCCCGGCCTTTGTCGTCCTGGCTCATGGCGCGCTCCGTTGTATCGACGCTGAAAGCGCCAGTACGGGATTCGTCGCGCCCTGTTGGACGGCTAGCCGACCCAGGCGGCGGAATGCCTACAGCGCCGCCGAGATCTTCGCCGCCAGGGCCTTGAGTTCCTCGACATCGGCCATGCCCCCCTCGCCGTGACGGCCCAGGTCCTGACCCTCGTAGCGGGGGATGACGTGGAAGTGCAGGTGGAAGATCGTCTGGCCGGCCGGGGCGCCGTTGAACTGGGTGACGACCACGCCATCCGGCTTCAGGGCCGCGACCACCGCACGCGTCAGCTTCTGCGTCGCGGCCCCGAGGTCCGCCAGCACGTCGGTCTCGACCTCCAGGATATTTCGCGCCTGGCTGACCTTGGAGATCACCAGGGCGTGGCCGCGCGACTGCGGGAAGACGTCCATGAAGGCCAGGACCTTGTCGTCCTCGAACACCTTCACGCTGGGGATCTCGCCCCGGACGATCTTGGCGAAGATGTTGTCGGCGTCGTAGCGTCCGTCGAGGCTCATGACCGTCTCCTTCTGGCTGACCGGTCGTAGCAAACGAAGGGCGACGCGCAAACCATGGCCGAGACCAAACCCCAAGGCCTGACCGAGCAGCAGCAGAAGTGGTTCGCCTCGGTCCAGGCCAACCTGGAGCGCGAGACCGGCAAGACCCTGGAGGAATGGGTCGAGATCGTCCGCCGCGAGTGCAAGGAGACCAGGCCCAAGGCGCGCACCGACTGGCTGAAGGCGACCTATGGCGTCGGCCAGAACCGCGCCGCCACGATCCTCTCGGTCGCCTTCCCGTCCGACATGGGCTGGGACGACGCCGATGGCCTGCGCAAGGCGCTGTGGACCGATCCGGCCTCGACGGCGATCCTGGAAGCGGTCGAGGCGGCCGTCGCCGAGTTCGACGGCCTGGTCACCGGCCAGCGCAAGGCCTTCACGGCCTGGTCCCGCAAAGCGCAGTTCGCGGCCCTGAAGCCGGCCAAGGGCGGTCAGGCGGTGCTGGGCCTGGCGGTGGCGACGGACGCCTCCCCTCGGCTCTCCGAGCCCAGGAACGAGGGCTGGTCCGATCGCCTAAAGGCCAAGCTGGTTCTGACCGCCGCGGCCGATGTGGACGATGAGGTCAGGGCGCTGCTCAGGGCCGCTTGGGAGCGCTCGTAGCTTCGCCCTAGGAACGCCCGTTCCCGCCCGCCGTTGGTCTCCAAAACCCACGGAGATTCAACGATGTCCAAGGAAGCCGATCTGGCCGAGAAGTTCTGGAAGGCCCTCAAGTCCGACCGCACCGTGATGCTGGGCCTGCCCGATCACGAGAACGGCCGCGCCCAGCCGATGACAGCGGTCATCGAAGGCGATCACTCGGGTCCGATCTGGATCTTCAGCGCCGTCGACGTCGATCTGGTCGAGGCCGTCGAGGGCGGCGCGCGCGACGCCTTCATCCACTTCGCCGACAAGGGCCACCATCTGTTCGCCGCCGTCGACGGCAACCTGCGGATCGACAACGACCGCGAGACGATCGACCGGCTCTGGAACCCCTTCATCGCCGCCTGGTTCAACGGCAAGGACGATCCCAAGCTGCGCCTGTTGCGCTTCGAGCCGGCCGACGCCCAGATCTGGCTGAACGAGAACAGCCTGTTCGCCGGCGTGAAGATGATGCTCGGGGTCGATCCGAAGACCGAATACAAGGACAAGGTCGGCGAGGTCCGGCTGCAGTAGCCCGCCCTACCCTCCGTCGCGAGGCGGATCCGGCGTGTGACGGAAGGGCGAGAACTCTTCCGTCAGCATCTCGATGTCGCTTTCAACCGCCTCGCGCTCGCGCTCCAGGTAGCGGGCGACGGGCTCGCGCAGGGCGGGGTCGGCGATCCAATGGGCCGAATAGACGGCGCTGGGCAGGTAGCCGCGGGCGATCTTGTGCTGCCCCTGCGCCCCGGCCTCGACACGCGGCAGGCCCAGCCGGATCGCGTGCTCGATAGCCTGGTAGTAGCAGAGCTCGAAGTGCAGGAACGGCACGTCCTCGACGCAGCCCCAGTGGCGGCCATAGAGGCAGTCCCGGCCGATCAGGTTCAGCGCGCCGGCGATCCAGGGCCCGCCCGGCCGGCGCGCCAGGATCAGTAACACCTTGTCGGCCATCCGCTCGTGCAGCAGCGAGAAGAACCGGCGGTTCAGATAGGGTCGCCCCCACTTGCGGCCGCCGGTGTCCATGTAGAAGGCGAAGAACGCGTCCCAGTGTTCCTCGGTCAGCGCGTCGCCGGTGAGCGCGACGATCTCCAGCCCGTCCTGAGCGTCGCGGCGCTCGCGGCGGATGGTCTTGCGGCGATTGGCCGACAGGGCCGCCAGGAAGTCGTCGAAGGCAGCGTAGCCCTGGTTCTCCCAGTGATACTGCTGGTCCTGGCGCGGCAGCATCCCGCGCTCGCCCATCCAGCGCCACTCGTCCTCGACCGGGAAGGTCACGTGCAGCGACGAGGCGCCGAGGCGCTCGCACAGGGTCAGGGCTCCGCCCAAGAGGGCCGAGCGGCCCTCATCAACGTCGACATCCGGCCGAACGATCAACCGCGAGCCGGTCACCGGCGAGAACGGCGAAGAGCACTGCAGCTTGGGATAATATCGCCCGCCGGCCCGCTCATAGGCGTCGGCCCAGGCATGGTCGAAGACGTATTCGCCCTGGCTGTGGGATTTCAGATAGAGGGGCATGACCCCGGCCACTGCCCCCGCCTCGTCGTCGACCGTCAAGTGATGCGGCGCCCACCCTGTGCGGGCCGAGACGCAGCCGCTCTCCTCCAGGATCGACAGGAAGTCGTAGCTGACGAACGGATCGCCGGTCTGGCCCGCGCAAGCGTCCCAGGCCGCCTTGCCGATCTCGCCGATCGCGCGGTGGACGCGAACCGCCGACTGGACCCCTATCGGGTCTGGCGTCACGCCGTGAAGCCCTCGAAGATCAGGTTGTCGCAATGGTCGCGCACGCCTTCCCACTGGTCGGGCGAGCGGACCGTCCAGGCGACGATCGGCATGCCCTTGGCGCGATATAGGTCGGCGCGCGGGCTGGGCAACATGTCCAGGCCCAGGGCCAGGAAATCAGGCCGCGCGATCTCGACCTGCTCCAGCGCCGCCAGCGACTTGCGCATTTCGGGGGCGAGTTTGCGGGCGCCCTCGTCGTTCCAGCCGTAGCTGTCCAGGCCGCGCAGGATCTGCGGGTGATGGTCGGCGAACCAGGCATGCGAGTACGGGTTGAAGCCGATCACGGCGGTCGGGCCGTTGTGATCGACCAGCACCTCGGTCACCCGCCTTTCCAGCGGGCCGACATCGCCGAAGGGCGTTTTCAGCTCGATGAAGACCATGGCGCGGTGACCGATCATGGTCAGGGTGTCGGCCAGGGTCGGGATGGTTTCGTCCGTGCCCATGAGCGCGTAGCTTCCGAGCTCGGCGGCGGTGTGGTCGCGCAGGCGTCCTTCCCGGCCGGTCATCCGCTCCAGACGATCGTCATGGAAAACCACCGCCTCGCCGTCGGCGGTCAGCTGGACGTCCAGCTCTATGCCGTAGCCGCCGGCGCAGGCGGCCTGGAAGGCGGCCAGGCTGTTCTCCGGCGCGCCATCCTTGGCCCAGAGGCCACGGTGGGCCACCGGCGGGTCGAACAGGCGCTCCCACGCCTCGCCGAAGACATCGGTCGAGGGGCGTTCGCGCGAGCGCATCAGGCGATCTCCACCACCGCGTCCACCTCGACCGCGAAGCCGAGGGGCAGCTTGTAGACGCCCACCGCCGAGCGGGCGTGGCGACCGGCCTCGCCCAGCACCTCGACCATCAGGTCCGAGCACCCGTTGACGACCTTGGGGATGTCGATGAAGTCCGGCCCGGCCTGGACGAAGCCGCCCAGCTTCACGACGCGGACCACGCGGTCCAGGTCGCCGTCGCAGGCGGCCTTCATCTGGGCCAGCAGATTGACGCCACACAGGCGCGCGGCCTTCTGGGCGATCTCCAGGTCGACGTCGACGCCGACCGTTCCCTTGATCCCGCCGTCGGGCGCGATCGAGATCTGGCCGGAGATGTGCACGAGGTTGCCGGAGCGGACGAAGGGCACGTAGTTGGCCACCGGCGCCACCGGCTGGGGCAGCTCGACACCAATCGCCTTCAGGCGTTCATCGACCTTCGACATTCACGCGCTCCACTGGATTTGTGGGCCATGCTTAACGCGGCAGATGGGAGCGCAAAAGAAAAAAGGCCCGGACCTCTCGGTCCGGACCTTCATAGGCTGGGTTGGCTGGCCGCCGGTAAGGCGACTAAAACCCGAAGCGGCTCTTAGCGAGCGGCTTGGAACTTCTCGACGGCGGCGCTGACGCGTTCGTTCAGCGGCTTCACCGAGTCCTTGATCGAGGCCGAGACGATCTCCGAGGCCTTGCTGACCTGGGCGATGTAGGCTTCCAGGGCCGACTTGGCCCAGGCGGTCTGCAGTTCGACGGCTTCCTGGACGCTCTTGGCGGCGGCCAGCGACTTTGCGGCGGCGACTTGATCTTCCGCGGCCTTCTTGCCGTAGGCAAAGGTCTGGGCGCCCAGGGCTTCGGCGCCCTTGGTGGCGGCGGTCACCGAGGCGACGACGGCTTCCAGGTTCTTCTTCGAGTGGGTGTTGGCTTCGGCCAGGGCGGCCAGGGACTTCTCGACGCCGTCCTTGAACGCTTGGTTCGAGGCGGTCGTGAATTGCTCGACGGTGGTCTTGACGGTTTCGGCGGCGGCCATTGGGGCTCTCCTGGGGAGGAAGAAGACGGCGGGGCGGAGAACGAGCCGCAGCTCGCCCATCTGCGCTTGGGACACCGCGGTTCTCTCATGTTGCAGTGCAGCAGTCAACAATTTTGTGCAGCGCACCATGACGCAACGGAATCAGCCAGCAAGCTGCAGCATTGGAAGCACGCCCCCGATTTTTTCACGCCTGCGGCAAGATCGCTCACCAGTTGTTTACTTTAGCGAAAGGCGTCTTCCATCATGCTACGGGTCACGCGTGTGGCGGCGCCAGCCGCTTCCCAGTTCAAAATGACGGACGCTGCCCGATGTTCGCCAAGCTTATTTCCGCCCGCTCCTTCCTCGCCGCAGCCGGCCTGGCGCTGTCTTGCATGGTCGGCGCGCTCGCCCCGACCACCGCCTCGGCCGCCATACCCTATCTGCAGCTGAACGCCTCGGAGCCGAAGTACGCGGCGATCGTCATCGACGCCAATTCGGGCGAAGTCCTTTACGACAAAAGGGCCGACAGCCCTCGCTACCCCGCCTCGGTCACCAAGGTGATGACCCTGTACCTGACCTTCGAGGCGCTCAGCGAAGGCCGGCTGAAACTGACCGACCGGGTCGTCATGTCGCCCCGCGCGGCGGCCCAGGCCCCGACCAAGATCGGCCTGCGCCCCGGCGACAGCATGAGTGTCGACGAGGCCATCAAGTCCATGACGGTCAAGTCCGCCAACGACGTCGCCGTGGCCATGGCCGAGCGACTCGCCGGCAGCGAGTCGCGATTCGCCGCCCTGATGACCCTGCGCGGTCAGGAGCTGGGCATGCGCAACAGCCGCTTCGTGAACGCCTCGGGCCTGCCCGACAGCCGCCAGATCTCAACGGCCCGCGACCTGGCCATCCTGTCGCGCGCCGCCATGCGCGACTTCCCGCAGTACTACAGCTACTTCTCGGTGAAGGGCTTCACCTTCCGGGGCAACTACATCAAGGGCCACAACCGCCTGCTGGACAGCATGGAAGGGTTCGACGGCCTGAAGACCGGCTACACCAACGCATCGGGCTTCAACCTAGCGGGCTCGGCCGTGCGTGACGGCCGTCGCTTGATCGCCGTGGTCCTGGGCGGCCCGTCGACCGCCTGGCGCGACAACAACATGGAAGACCTGCTGCTGACCGGCTTCGACGTGATGAAGCGTCGTTCGCGCGGCGAGCGCACCTCGATCGCCGCCAATATTTACGAGGACGATCCCTCGGGCCCGATCGAGCGTCCGTCGGTCGAGCAAGGCGACGGCGACCAGGCCGGCCTGCGCATCGTCCTGACCGAGAACCCGCGCAATCCGGGCCCGGTGAAGGTCTCGCCGACGATGCGCGGCGCCCAGGAAGCCGCCAAGGCCAAGCCTGCCGCCAAGAAGGCGAAGGGCGAATGGGGCGTGCAGGTCGGCGCCTTCAAGTCCAAGTCGCTGGCCAACGATCAGCTGAAGCTGGTGCGCGGTCGCTTCGCCAAGGTCGTGGCCGAGGCCGAGGCCGCCGTGGAAGGCGCCGGCGGCACGTTCCGCGCCCAGTTCCAGGGCATGACCTCTGACGCCGCCCGTAGCGCCTGCTCGGCCCTGAAGGCCAAGCGCGTGCCCTGCATGGTGCTCCAGCCCTAAACACCGCCTCCCCGGCGAAAGCCGGGCCCCAGATCGAACCAAGGGCGCCGAGCGGCTAGGCTCGGCGCCCTTTCGCATTCACGGTTGACGCTCAGGATGAGCCCGGGCCCCGGCTTTCGCCGGGGAGACGGCGGTGAGACTAGGCTTCCGAGATCACTTTCGAGATCAGCCGCGCCATTCGCGCCACGCCTTCCTCGATCTGCTCGTCGGTGGGCAGCGAGTAGCTGAGGCGGATGGCGTTGGGCGTCTGGACCTCGGCGAAGAACGGCGCGCCGGGCACGAAGGCCACGCGCTCCTCGGCGATGGCCCGCGCCAACAGCGCCGCGCCATCAATCCCTTCCGGCAGGTCGACCCAGACGAACATGCCGCCTTCCGGATGCGACCAGGTCACGCCCTTGGGCATGCTCCGCTCCAGCGCCGCCAGGATCACCCGCGCCTTGTGGCCATAGGCGCCACGCAGACGGTGCAGGTGCTGGTCATAGCCTTCCGAGACGGCGCGGTGGGCGACCATCTGGTTGATCGTCGAGACGTGCAGGTCAGCGCCTTGCTTCAGCAGGACCAACTTCTCGATCACCGCCTTGGGCCCGCAGACCCAGCCGATGCGCAGGGCCGGCGACAGGGTCTTGGACAGGGTGCCCAGGAACAGGGTGCGGGCGTTGTCGATGCCGCCCGAGCGGGCGATGTCCAGCGACAGCAGGGTCGGCGTCGTCTCGCCCACGAACCGCAGTTCGCGATAGGCCGCATCCTCGACCAGGGTCATGTCCAGACGGTCGGCCAGGGCCAGCACGGCCTGGCGCTCCTCCAGGGTCAGGCTAACGCCGGTCGGATTGGCGAAGTCGGGCACGAAATAGCCCAGCGCGCCGTGCGGAAGGTCGGCGGCCGCCGGATCCCGCAGCGCATCCTCCGGCAGGTCGCGATAGGCGGGCTCGTAGCCGTTGAAGGCCTGCAGCGCGCCCAGATAGGTCGGTCGCGCCACCACGACCGTGTCGCCGGGGCTGATGAACAGCTTGCCGACCAGGTCCAGCGCCTGCTGCGAGCCGGCGGTCAGCATGATGTTGTGCGGCTCGCACGGCATGCCGTCGCGGCTCATCCGCTCGGCGATCCACTGGCGCAGCGGTAGATAGCCTTCGCTGACCGAATATTGCAGCGCCTGCCGTGACAGGGCCGGATCGGCCAGAATGGCGTCGTAACCGGCCTGGATCTGCTCGGCCGGGAACAGGCCAGGATCGGGGATGCCGCCGGCGAACGACAGGATGTCGGGCTGGTCCAGCAGCTTGAGCAGCTCGCGGATCTCGCTGGCGCGGACGCGGCTCATGCGGTCGCTGAAGCGCGCGGCCCATTCGGCGGCGCGGTCGGTGTCTTGGGTGGTCATGGGGTGATCTAGTCCGAACTGAATGACGCTATAGAGCCGCGACGGCGGCTCGCCTGAACTCGGTTCAGGACGTCATACCGAGCAGGTTTGGCCCGACGAGCGGCGGCGCCAGAAGCGTTCGCGATTGATCATGCCCTTCTCCTATCTCAGCTGCGCCGCTTGATCAAACGATCGCGCGCGGCGTTGAGCTGGGCGGCCAGCCCTTGCGTGCCGCCCTTGTCGGGATGGGCCAGCTGGATCAGGCGCGTATAGGCCGCCTTGACCTCGGCCAGGGTGGCCTCGGGGCCAACGCCCAGGATGGCGCGAGCTTCCGATAGGCTGAGTTCCGGCTTGGGCGGCTGGACCATCTCGCGGCGGATGACTGGACGGCGGCGCGCCTCGGTGACGCTCCACAGCGCGATGACGCCCAGCACGATCCCCGTGCCCCACGATCCGCGGATCGTGGCGTAGGCCGCCGCCGCGAAGGCGGCGATCGAGGCCGCCCCCGCCCCTACCCGCCAGCCGTCGCCCTTCAGCAGGGTTCGGCCACGAGGCCACAGCAGGAAGACGAGGATGGCCGCGCCCAGCAGCAGGTACAGCATCGGAACTCCAAACACGAAAACGGGCGGCAGGGTCGCCCCTAAAGCCTGCCTGAGCAGGCTTTAGATCCGAACATTGGAGCGCGTTTAGGGGGCGAAACCGCGAGCACTTTCGCCCAACGCGTTCCCGCCCGCTCTCAACCATGTAGACGTTGGCTTACTGCGCCGCCAGCAGGGTCTCGCCCGAATAGGCCGCCAGGCCCAGGCTGTGCATCAGGGCGCGCAGTTCCTGGCGCGCGGCCAGGTGCTGCAGCGACACCGGCACCGGGCGCACCTGCGGCGACAGGTCGGCGATGGTCAGGCCGAACGGGAACAGCTCGCGATAGATGACGCGGTCGCGCAGGCCGGGGCCGATGCGGAAGCCGACGCGCTTGGCCAGGGCCGTCAGACGGTCCTCCAGGCGCTTGCGGTTACGGGCCTCGGTGGTGGCCAATCGATTGCGTAGCACGACCCAATCCATCGCCTGGCGCTGGCCAGACAGGGCCCGCTGCTTGCGGCCTTCCCAGACGGTCAGCGAGTACAGGCTGGGCTTGGTCAGCTCCAGGGTCACCGGATCCACGGTGCCCAGCATGTCGAAGTCGACGAAGCTGTCGTTCATCGGCGTCACGACCAGATCCGCTCGGCCGTGGGCCAGGCGGGTGATGGCGCTGTCGCCGCCGGGGGTGTCGATCAGGATGAAGTCGCAGTCCTCGGCCGCCTTGGCGAAGGCGGCCTCGAAACCGGCGACCTGCTCCTCCTCCGACTTCTCGGCCAGGGCGATGTCGTTGTCGCTGAGGGTCAGCGACAGCGGCATGGGCAGATCCAGCTTCTTGCTGGCCGTCCAGGCGACACGGTTCTCGAAGAACCGACCCGAGGTGCGCTGGCGCAGGTCCAGGTCGAGCACGGCGACCTTGGCGCCACCGTACAGCAGCGCGGTCGCGAGGTGGACGGCGATGGTGGACTTGCCCGCACCACCCTTTTCGTTGCCGACGACGATGACGCGCGTTTCGGCCATGGCTCGATCCTCGATGCGTCGCGACTCGCACGACCTTGGACTGAAGGTTAACACGATGTTACCGCCGCCCCACCGGGTCAACCGTCTCAATCCACAGGCATAATTGTCGCACCCCGAAAGCGGGTTTCCCGCGCGGGATGGT encodes:
- a CDS encoding J domain-containing protein; the encoded protein is MLYLLLGAAILVFLLWPRGRTLLKGDGWRVGAGAASIAAFAAAAYATIRGSWGTGIVLGVIALWSVTEARRRPVIRREMVQPPKPELSLSEARAILGVGPEATLAEVKAAYTRLIQLAHPDKGGTQGLAAQLNAARDRLIKRRS
- a CDS encoding aminotransferase-like domain-containing protein → MTTQDTDRAAEWAARFSDRMSRVRASEIRELLKLLDQPDILSFAGGIPDPGLFPAEQIQAGYDAILADPALSRQALQYSVSEGYLPLRQWIAERMSRDGMPCEPHNIMLTAGSQQALDLVGKLFISPGDTVVVARPTYLGALQAFNGYEPAYRDLPEDALRDPAAADLPHGALGYFVPDFANPTGVSLTLEERQAVLALADRLDMTLVEDAAYRELRFVGETTPTLLSLDIARSGGIDNARTLFLGTLSKTLSPALRIGWVCGPKAVIEKLVLLKQGADLHVSTINQMVAHRAVSEGYDQHLHRLRGAYGHKARVILAALERSMPKGVTWSHPEGGMFVWVDLPEGIDGAALLARAIAEERVAFVPGAPFFAEVQTPNAIRLSYSLPTDEQIEEGVARMARLISKVISEA
- a CDS encoding phasin family protein yields the protein MAAAETVKTTVEQFTTASNQAFKDGVEKSLAALAEANTHSKKNLEAVVASVTAATKGAEALGAQTFAYGKKAAEDQVAAAKSLAAAKSVQEAVELQTAWAKSALEAYIAQVSKASEIVSASIKDSVKPLNERVSAAVEKFQAAR
- the mipZ gene encoding division plane-positioning ATPase MipZ, translated to MAETRVIVVGNEKGGAGKSTIAVHLATALLYGGAKVAVLDLDLRQRTSGRFFENRVAWTASKKLDLPMPLSLTLSDNDIALAEKSEEEQVAGFEAAFAKAAEDCDFILIDTPGGDSAITRLAHGRADLVVTPMNDSFVDFDMLGTVDPVTLELTKPSLYSLTVWEGRKQRALSGQRQAMDWVVLRNRLATTEARNRKRLEDRLTALAKRVGFRIGPGLRDRVIYRELFPFGLTIADLSPQVRPVPVSLQHLAARQELRALMHSLGLAAYSGETLLAAQ
- a CDS encoding glycerophosphodiester phosphodiesterase, coding for MRSRERPSTDVFGEAWERLFDPPVAHRGLWAKDGAPENSLAAFQAACAGGYGIELDVQLTADGEAVVFHDDRLERMTGREGRLRDHTAAELGSYALMGTDETIPTLADTLTMIGHRAMVFIELKTPFGDVGPLERRVTEVLVDHNGPTAVIGFNPYSHAWFADHHPQILRGLDSYGWNDEGARKLAPEMRKSLAALEQVEIARPDFLALGLDMLPSPRADLYRAKGMPIVAWTVRSPDQWEGVRDHCDNLIFEGFTA
- a CDS encoding RidA family protein, whose amino-acid sequence is MSKVDERLKAIGVELPQPVAPVANYVPFVRSGNLVHISGQISIAPDGGIKGTVGVDVDLEIAQKAARLCGVNLLAQMKAACDGDLDRVVRVVKLGGFVQAGPDFIDIPKVVNGCSDLMVEVLGEAGRHARSAVGVYKLPLGFAVEVDAVVEIA
- a CDS encoding D-alanyl-D-alanine carboxypeptidase family protein, which codes for MFAKLISARSFLAAAGLALSCMVGALAPTTASAAIPYLQLNASEPKYAAIVIDANSGEVLYDKRADSPRYPASVTKVMTLYLTFEALSEGRLKLTDRVVMSPRAAAQAPTKIGLRPGDSMSVDEAIKSMTVKSANDVAVAMAERLAGSESRFAALMTLRGQELGMRNSRFVNASGLPDSRQISTARDLAILSRAAMRDFPQYYSYFSVKGFTFRGNYIKGHNRLLDSMEGFDGLKTGYTNASGFNLAGSAVRDGRRLIAVVLGGPSTAWRDNNMEDLLLTGFDVMKRRSRGERTSIAANIYEDDPSGPIERPSVEQGDGDQAGLRIVLTENPRNPGPVKVSPTMRGAQEAAKAKPAAKKAKGEWGVQVGAFKSKSLANDQLKLVRGRFAKVVAEAEAAVEGAGGTFRAQFQGMTSDAARSACSALKAKRVPCMVLQP